TCGGAAATATTTTGCTTTTACATGGATTTGCGTCTCCACGAATTGATGTTTGAAACAATATACAAACGGGCACAGATGGATTACGGAATTCATTTCGTTCGCGGTAAAATATCGGAGGTTGCTCAGGGGCGAGACGGAAAAGTTGTTTTAAAAGTGGAAGATACACTTTTATCTATGCCCCTCTCTATGGAATTGGATGCGTTGGTCTTGATGATTGGCATGGAAGGTAAAAGACCGACTTTGTCGAATGATTTATCTTTTAATTTGTTTGATTTTGTTGATGTGGGTGATCTTTATATTTACAAAAATTGGAAAAAAGGGGTTTTTTGCGTAGGAGCTTGTAAGGGGCCTCGCTCAGTTCAAGAAACCTTACAGGATGCTTCTCAAACAGCCATGGAAGTTTATCGATATTTGAAAGTTAAATAAGAAAGTTCATGTCGACCAGATTTGGATATTCTTCTGTTCAACCAAGGAAAAAAGAAATTCGTTTTCCTCTTCCTTCCCTTTATGTGGATATTCTATGCCAAGAACCATCGTTGAAATTATGTATTCATTGTGGTACGTGTAGTTCTGTTTGTGTTGCCAATCGAATCCAAGAAACACGTTTTCATAAGATTCCTATCATGCTTCGTTATGGAATGACTGAGGAATCACTTACGTATGCTCGTCGTTGTTTACTCTGTGGCACTTGCATACTGACTTGCCCACGTAATGTGAACATTAGACACGTGATGTTTTTATTAAAACAATGGGATTATGAACATTCATTATGACCCTTTTGTTCTTCCATTTTTTCTGGGGGTGTTGTTTTGGTTGACCCTCTTTGTATGGAGAATTTTTTCATGGATAGATGAAATCCCTACGGGGGACAGAAGGCAAGTATGGTTCAATTTGTTTAGTCGAAAATTGTTCTTAGCTTTTGAATTAATTTTCTTAGAAAGTCTTTTACATCGTCGGATTTTTCAAAAAAACATTCTACTGGGATACATGCATATGAGCATTGCATTCGGATGGTTTATGCTCATTGTAGTTGGGTCAATTGAATCGAAATTTGGACAACATGAGGTATTCAACATGCCATGGGATCCTGTGTTTTTTAATTATTTTGAACCTCAGCGTGTCATTGAGTCATTTGGTTGGATTTTTCATTTACTAATGGATTTTTTCTTACTGATGGTATTGAGTGGTGTTTTATTGGCAATAATTAAACGTTTTCGTTCTCATTGGTTTGGTTTGCCACGCAATACACGTTTACCTTTGTTTGATAAGGTAGCATTGTATTCTTTATGGCTTATTTTCCCTGCACGTTTTTGGGTTGAATCACTCAATGCTGCTAATCATCAAAATGGAGGTTTTTTGACTCAACCGTGTGGTGATTGGTTGGCAACTTTTCTTCCTGTGCAATCGTTAGAATACCCCTCGTGGTGGGCATATTCTATCGTGCTTGGGATGTTTTTTGTGGCGCTACCATTTAGTCGCTATATGCATATCGTGACTGAGCCTTTTTTGATTTTTTTTCGAACGCTTGGAGCAAGACCATTGGAAGAATACAGTGGTCTGAGAAAAATGGAAGTATATGCATGCAGCCGATGTGGCATTTGCATCGAAGCTTGTCAACTTCATCAAGACGCTGCTATTCATGGAATGCAGGCTTCTTACTTGATTCAGAGCATTCGTTATGGTTTTTCTTTTAAAAATGAACTAAAGCTGTGTTTACAGTGTGGTCGTTGCACTTTGGCTTGTCCTGTTGAAATTGAATTAGTGAGCATGCGTCATATGGCTAGGGTTAACACCTATCCTTCTTTTGAATTATCCTTACAACGACTCAGAGATAATAATGATATTTTGCCAACTCACGTGATGTATTTTGCGGGGTGTATGACGCGGTTGTCTCCATCTATCATTAGATCTTTTCTTTTTTTACTTGATCGAGCGGGCATTACGTATGATTATTTGGATGAGAAAGGTGGAATGTGTTGTGGGAAGCCTCAACTTCAGCTAGGGCAAAAAAATTTAGCCAGGCAAATTATCGAGCAAAATAAAAGTATTTTTCTTCAGCATCCATCGATGGTGCTTGTGACTACTTGTCCTATTTGCTTGAATATTTTTCGATGTGAATATCATTTACCAAAACATGTGATGCATCACAGCGAACTTCTTGCCATGCTTATCGAGGCAGGTAGACTTCCTAAATTAAAGGGTCAAAGGAAAGTAATGTATCATGACTCATGCGAGCTGGCTTTCCACTTACAAATAACTACACAACCCCGAGAAGTATTGCGTTCCTGTGTTAATTTGCAAAACCATAATCCAGGCCGCGAGCATTGGTGTTGTGGTGGAAGCACTGCCAGCTTGAATTTACCTTACGAAAAGCGTCAGCAGTTGGCGCTTAAAACTATTCGTCGTCTTATCAATAACGAGACTGAAGTTTTGGCGACGGCTTGTCCACTTTGTAAAATTACTTTTAAATCAGGGCAATTAGTTCCGGTGCAAGACATAGCTGAAATTTATGCTCAAGAACTTCGATCTACGACAACGAGCAAAGACTTTCATCCTTCCTTTGATGTTGATTCGGTGAAATATGGAGTTAAGATTTATTAATATTCGATCGACATAGGATAAGGGGTTTTATTCGTCAGCAGAAACATAAATCACGTTTTCAATTTGGAGTATGTCATGCAGGGGGGAGAAGTATTAATTGTCGATACAGGCTAAAAGAGGCTTTTAGTCTACGATGATGATGGGTTTTGTATGGAGTTTGTTTTGGCTGAAGATTTGCAAGATATAATATCCTTTTTCTATTTGTGGGAGGGTAAAGTTTTTTTGATCGTATGAAATCAATTCGCATACATTTTTTCCGAGAATGTTGGATAGATATACTCTTTCTATATTAGGGAGGAGGATTGAGATATTTTCGCCTTTTTTGACCGGGTTGGGGAAGACAGTAAGTGTAAGTTCGTCATTTTGGTCAAGGATTTGGGCATGGATTTCATATTTTAACCACCACATTTTTAAAAGGGTATTTGAGGAGGGTTCATATTCAGCTTTAAAGACATGATTGCGTTTGGAGGGTGTCCATGCGTGGATGTAGAGCAACGTATCGTACAAAAGCAATGTATCTAAGATAGTATTGCTTAAGAATTTGATTTTGAGACTGTCTTCATAATAAATGAATTCTTTGACCAAAAGGCAATTTGAAAATGTTCCAGCAGGTGTAATGATAGTACCACTTCCTACGGCGGTTAGATATTTGAAAGCATGACGTGTGTAGAATGTATCAATGTCGTTGGGGAAGGCGTTGAGGGCGATGGTCCAAGTATAATTTTGAGAAATAGAGTCGTACAAGGTGAATGGAGTTTTCATAAGCCATTCGGCAGGTTGAATGGTTACGTTGGTAGGTGCTCCGCCGAAGCTACCGCGGAAGCCAACGGCGGTGAAGCCTTGACTGTCGGTACGAAAAAACATGTAGCCGAAATGGTTTTGATAAGGGGCTATTCCTCCAGGGCCTCCATAGAGCATGCCAGGGCCGTAGGTATAGACATTAGATGTAGGGAAATTTGTTTGATAAGGTAGATTTTGAGTTGCGCCGTAAGCAGATACTTGCAGCGTATCTTGGACTAGAGTTGAAAAATCCCACGTTGCACCCGTTTGTTGATAGTCAAAAAGAACTTGGGGAGAGACGTCTACTCCGAAAACAAAAGTGTCACCCGGTAGAGGCAAAGAACCAAATTGAATGATTTGGCAATTTAACGACAAAGAAAAAACTACTATCAATGGAAATAAAAAATTTTTCATAAAGATTTGTTTTAGCAAAAATAGTTTTTTTTTAAAAAAAAAGCATAACTTTAATTCTCAAAACATACTTTTATTTAAGCTGAGAAACAAAATAATGAGAAAAATGTAGCATTGTTTTATGGTAGAGTTCGATCATTGTTGGGAGCATCTACGGAATTTATTTTTTTTGCGAAGTTGTTCTAGTTCTTTTTTTAGATCTTCGATTTCTTTTTGTTGAGTTTTGATTGCTTCAAGGAGTAAGATAGATAGGCGGTCGTATTTTATTCCAAGGATTTCGCCATGATTGCCATATTGGACAAGCATGGGGAAGGTTTTTGCTACTTCTTCAGCTATAAGGCCCAGATCTGTTTCATGGGATGTAGTCCATTCGAAAGTAACGGGTTGTAATAGTTGAAGTTTTTGAGGTTGGATCTCTAGTGGTCTTATGTTAGATTTCCACTGGCTGGAGGAGAAAGTAATCCATGCGTTAGAAATGGCCCTATTTCCATCACCTGGATTACCTACTTGCAGAGCGTATGTGGGTTGAGTGGTTTGTATGCCTACTTCACCGCTGGGCTTGATATAAACAACAGGTTTGATTACCCAAGATGAAGCGATTGTTATTTCGTTTCCGATGGTAATGTTAGGTTCGGGATTAACATATTTAGCAAGAAAAATCCAGTCGTAGCTATTGCGACAACAGGAATATAAATAAATGTGCTGTAATGTTTTCCCAGTTGCAGATACTTGTGAAACATAAGAATTATTGAAGAAAAACTTACCGATATTTCCATCATATGTAACCTCGGCTTTAAACCAATTGGTAACATTCTGGTTTTGAAGATTATTATTTACGACATCAAGTAAATAAGTATTAAATCCACCATTCCAAGGTCCCCAAAAAACA
The Bacteroidales bacterium genome window above contains:
- a CDS encoding (Fe-S)-binding protein — protein: MNIHYDPFVLPFFLGVLFWLTLFVWRIFSWIDEIPTGDRRQVWFNLFSRKLFLAFELIFLESLLHRRIFQKNILLGYMHMSIAFGWFMLIVVGSIESKFGQHEVFNMPWDPVFFNYFEPQRVIESFGWIFHLLMDFFLLMVLSGVLLAIIKRFRSHWFGLPRNTRLPLFDKVALYSLWLIFPARFWVESLNAANHQNGGFLTQPCGDWLATFLPVQSLEYPSWWAYSIVLGMFFVALPFSRYMHIVTEPFLIFFRTLGARPLEEYSGLRKMEVYACSRCGICIEACQLHQDAAIHGMQASYLIQSIRYGFSFKNELKLCLQCGRCTLACPVEIELVSMRHMARVNTYPSFELSLQRLRDNNDILPTHVMYFAGCMTRLSPSIIRSFLFLLDRAGITYDYLDEKGGMCCGKPQLQLGQKNLARQIIEQNKSIFLQHPSMVLVTTCPICLNIFRCEYHLPKHVMHHSELLAMLIEAGRLPKLKGQRKVMYHDSCELAFHLQITTQPREVLRSCVNLQNHNPGREHWCCGGSTASLNLPYEKRQQLALKTIRRLINNETEVLATACPLCKITFKSGQLVPVQDIAEIYAQELRSTTTSKDFHPSFDVDSVKYGVKIY
- a CDS encoding T9SS type A sorting domain-containing protein: MKNFLFPLIVVFSLSLNCQIIQFGSLPLPGDTFVFGVDVSPQVLFDYQQTGATWDFSTLVQDTLQVSAYGATQNLPYQTNFPTSNVYTYGPGMLYGGPGGIAPYQNHFGYMFFRTDSQGFTAVGFRGSFGGAPTNVTIQPAEWLMKTPFTLYDSISQNYTWTIALNAFPNDIDTFYTRHAFKYLTAVGSGTIITPAGTFSNCLLVKEFIYYEDSLKIKFLSNTILDTLLLYDTLLYIHAWTPSKRNHVFKAEYEPSSNTLLKMWWLKYEIHAQILDQNDELTLTVFPNPVKKGENISILLPNIERVYLSNILGKNVCELISYDQKNFTLPQIEKGYYILQIFSQNKLHTKPIIIVD
- a CDS encoding 4Fe-4S dicluster domain-containing protein, producing the protein MSTRFGYSSVQPRKKEIRFPLPSLYVDILCQEPSLKLCIHCGTCSSVCVANRIQETRFHKIPIMLRYGMTEESLTYARRCLLCGTCILTCPRNVNIRHVMFLLKQWDYEHSL